One Labilithrix sp. DNA window includes the following coding sequences:
- a CDS encoding serine/threonine protein kinase, translating into MSNVSELPKGAVRQGGKEELRASILKTYLLRIRSEKGERTVRSILESAGIDPSMVDNETGWVSTQAARRALRGICEQLGSVDALRSRGDWVTNAEALGSMVRMLRTAEQPVDAYVYLAENAREVTRVGQWDFELPGDEPPKPVETTKSPEDENGPETQAEKDDAKKRLPKDKASVSAVRLIYRHRSDGYDDADKPDPQTEALFCAAREGELASVTRIWGKGDAKVTHEKCIAKGDDCCSYLVEWSASATKNTAVIAAAGAAVVSGGAIFAAGGPVAGAIGAIIAGALGFGAGKIWDKSKVEASGRSFEKNRIAALERGLDLRGEATQAAVPGELTGTVLGGKYRIGKKIGSGGIGVVYAAEHNTLGHEVAVKVLRGAAARDGGEIARLRREAYIQVNIDNVNVCRVHDLDQMPDGSMYVVMERLHGRSLADKLSREHVIAPGFALPVFIGVCRALAGAHKKGVVHRDLKPGNIFLCDDGTPKVLDFGMSKLTTAESLTQAGYTLGTPEYMAPEQCIGANVVAQTDLYAFGVLMYEALTGELPIVAQSRRELLDLHQRQIPVPMRQRRPDLDIPEALDQVVMKCLKKRINDRPKSAEELEAMLSAIPTAGLPTSYDRRPRRPPPIEETNQTLPQMSSEPPPPLNK; encoded by the coding sequence ATGAGCAACGTGTCCGAGCTGCCCAAGGGCGCCGTGCGCCAGGGCGGGAAAGAGGAGCTCCGCGCCTCGATCCTCAAGACCTACCTCCTTCGGATCCGCTCGGAGAAGGGAGAGCGGACCGTCCGGTCGATCCTCGAGAGCGCCGGCATCGATCCCTCGATGGTCGACAACGAGACGGGCTGGGTCAGCACCCAGGCCGCGCGCCGCGCGCTCCGCGGGATCTGCGAGCAGCTCGGCTCGGTCGACGCGCTCCGCAGCCGCGGCGACTGGGTCACGAACGCCGAGGCGCTCGGCTCGATGGTCCGCATGCTCCGCACCGCCGAGCAGCCGGTCGACGCCTACGTGTACCTCGCCGAGAACGCGCGCGAGGTCACGCGCGTCGGTCAGTGGGACTTCGAGCTCCCGGGCGACGAACCGCCCAAACCGGTAGAAACGACCAAATCGCCAGAAGACGAGAACGGCCCGGAGACGCAGGCCGAGAAGGACGACGCGAAGAAGCGCCTCCCGAAGGACAAGGCGAGCGTGAGCGCGGTGCGGCTCATCTATCGCCACCGCTCCGACGGCTACGACGACGCCGACAAGCCGGATCCGCAGACGGAGGCCCTCTTCTGCGCCGCGCGCGAGGGCGAGCTCGCGTCGGTCACGCGCATCTGGGGGAAGGGCGACGCGAAGGTCACGCACGAGAAGTGCATCGCCAAGGGCGACGACTGCTGCTCGTACCTCGTCGAGTGGAGCGCGTCCGCGACGAAGAACACCGCCGTCATCGCCGCGGCCGGCGCCGCGGTCGTGAGCGGCGGCGCCATCTTCGCGGCGGGCGGACCGGTCGCCGGCGCCATCGGCGCGATCATCGCGGGCGCGCTCGGCTTCGGCGCCGGCAAGATCTGGGACAAGTCGAAGGTCGAGGCGTCGGGCCGGTCCTTCGAGAAGAACCGCATCGCCGCGCTCGAGCGCGGCCTCGATCTCCGCGGCGAGGCCACGCAGGCGGCCGTCCCCGGCGAGCTGACCGGCACCGTCCTCGGCGGCAAGTACCGCATCGGGAAGAAGATCGGCTCGGGCGGCATCGGCGTCGTGTACGCGGCGGAGCACAACACGCTCGGCCACGAGGTCGCGGTGAAGGTCCTCCGCGGCGCGGCCGCGCGCGACGGCGGCGAGATCGCGCGCCTCCGGCGGGAGGCGTACATCCAGGTCAACATCGACAACGTGAACGTGTGCAGAGTGCACGATCTCGATCAGATGCCCGACGGGTCGATGTACGTCGTCATGGAGCGCCTCCACGGCCGCTCCCTCGCCGACAAGCTCTCGCGCGAGCACGTCATCGCGCCGGGCTTCGCGCTCCCCGTCTTCATCGGCGTGTGCCGCGCGCTCGCGGGCGCGCACAAGAAGGGCGTCGTCCATCGCGACCTGAAGCCGGGCAACATCTTCCTCTGCGACGACGGCACGCCGAAGGTCCTCGACTTCGGCATGAGCAAGCTCACGACCGCGGAGTCGCTCACCCAGGCCGGCTACACGCTCGGCACGCCCGAGTACATGGCGCCCGAGCAGTGCATCGGCGCGAACGTCGTCGCGCAGACGGACCTCTATGCCTTCGGCGTGCTCATGTACGAGGCGCTCACCGGCGAGCTCCCGATCGTGGCGCAGAGCCGGCGCGAGCTCCTCGATCTGCACCAGCGGCAGATCCCGGTCCCGATGCGCCAGCGCCGCCCCGACCTCGACATCCCCGAGGCGCTCGATCAGGTCGTGATGAAGTGCCTGAAGAAGCGGATCAACGATCGCCCGAAGAGCGCGGAGGAGCTCGAGGCGATGCTCTCCGCGATCCCCACCGCCGGCCTACCGACGAGCTACGACCGCCGCCCTCGCCGCCCCCCTCCGATCGAAGAGACGAACCAGACGCTCCCACAAATGAGCAGCGAACCCCCCCCACCGCTCAACAAGTAA
- the gshB gene encoding glutathione synthase gives MRFVFVMDPMDRVLPDKDTTFAFLRAAQAKGHESLHCEPRDLVVRGGDVYARVQPIKVSNVAPHTVFGAGFEYRLADAHAVFIRKDPPFDTMYHLTSLLLERLRGRTVLINDPRGLREANEKLYALNFARWMPKTVVTSSEEDVMAFVKEVGGIGVIKPLDLMGGTGVMMVREGDKNARAIIQLLSDEGRRLVMVQEFIPKVTEGDKRILLLDGKPLGAINRVPRADDLRSNIHVGGSVEPCEITATEHAIIEDIAPRLAQDGLVFVGLDVIDGRLTEVNVTSPTGIQQLSQHQGREVSDDVIAWAERAAEQFRPALRSIPAPTSSA, from the coding sequence ATGCGCTTCGTCTTCGTGATGGACCCGATGGATCGGGTCCTGCCCGACAAGGACACGACGTTCGCCTTCCTCCGCGCCGCGCAGGCCAAGGGCCACGAGTCGCTCCACTGCGAGCCGCGCGACCTCGTCGTCCGCGGCGGCGACGTGTACGCGCGCGTGCAGCCGATCAAGGTGAGCAACGTGGCGCCGCACACCGTCTTCGGCGCGGGCTTCGAGTATCGCCTCGCCGACGCGCACGCGGTGTTCATCCGAAAGGATCCGCCGTTCGACACGATGTACCACCTGACGTCGCTCCTCCTCGAGCGGCTGCGGGGCCGGACCGTGCTCATCAACGATCCGCGCGGCCTCCGCGAGGCGAACGAGAAGCTCTACGCGTTGAACTTCGCGCGCTGGATGCCGAAGACGGTCGTGACCTCGTCGGAAGAGGACGTGATGGCCTTCGTGAAGGAGGTCGGCGGCATCGGCGTCATCAAACCGCTCGACCTCATGGGCGGCACCGGCGTCATGATGGTGCGCGAGGGCGACAAGAACGCGCGCGCCATCATCCAGCTCCTCTCCGACGAGGGGCGGCGGCTCGTCATGGTCCAGGAGTTCATCCCGAAGGTGACGGAGGGCGACAAGCGCATCCTCCTCCTCGACGGGAAGCCGCTCGGCGCGATCAACCGCGTGCCGCGCGCGGACGATCTCCGCTCCAACATCCACGTCGGCGGCAGCGTCGAGCCGTGCGAGATCACCGCGACCGAGCACGCGATCATCGAAGACATCGCGCCGCGCCTCGCGCAGGACGGCCTCGTCTTCGTCGGCCTCGACGTGATCGACGGGCGCCTCACCGAGGTGAACGTCACGTCGCCGACCGGCATCCAGCAGCTGAGCCAGCATCAGGGCCGCGAGGTCTCCGACGACGTGATCGCCTGGGCCGAGCGCGCGGCGGAGCAGTTCCGGCCTGCGCTCCGCAGCATCCCCGCGCCGACGTCGTCGGCCTAG
- a CDS encoding FHA domain-containing protein, translated as MPVTVTVRREESSGESPSLTFDGPRVVIGRSDGADVRLPDPSVSLRHASVRAEGTGFAVVDEGSTNGTWVGGVRLPPHTPRLVKTGDLVRVGRVWLELAIGQRAATPDLGAATRDLALALVRQAMEAHGEDTRVKVRVAEGPDLGAELVLAEDGKSYLAGRAERCDLPLADEDASREHAAITRRGGQVWVRDLRSSNGVYLGEQRIASDRDVPWRGPNMLRIGASVLALDEPVSVALADLASLEDEKLPPDAEPPPPSSLAGPPSPPAVAAPPSAAPAAAIAELPKGPDSRAAVTVRRPRRRTWGLVDVLVVGVAVAIIGASLAGLVWVLK; from the coding sequence ATGCCCGTCACCGTCACCGTCCGGCGCGAAGAGAGCAGCGGCGAGTCTCCGTCGCTCACGTTCGACGGTCCACGCGTCGTCATCGGCCGGAGCGACGGCGCCGACGTCCGCCTCCCCGATCCGAGCGTGAGCCTCCGCCACGCGAGCGTCCGCGCGGAGGGGACGGGCTTCGCCGTCGTCGACGAGGGCAGCACGAACGGCACCTGGGTCGGCGGCGTCCGCTTGCCGCCGCACACGCCGCGCCTCGTGAAGACAGGCGATCTCGTGCGGGTGGGTCGCGTGTGGCTCGAGCTCGCGATCGGGCAGCGCGCGGCGACGCCCGACCTCGGCGCCGCCACCCGCGACCTCGCGCTCGCGCTCGTGCGGCAGGCGATGGAGGCCCACGGCGAAGACACGCGCGTGAAGGTGCGCGTCGCGGAGGGGCCCGATCTCGGGGCGGAGCTCGTGCTCGCGGAGGACGGGAAGAGCTACCTCGCCGGCCGCGCCGAGCGCTGCGACCTGCCGCTCGCGGACGAGGACGCGTCGCGCGAGCACGCGGCGATCACGCGTCGCGGCGGGCAGGTCTGGGTCCGCGATCTCCGCTCCAGCAACGGCGTCTACCTCGGCGAGCAGCGCATCGCGAGTGATCGCGACGTGCCGTGGCGCGGCCCGAACATGCTGCGCATCGGCGCGTCGGTCCTCGCGCTCGACGAGCCGGTGAGCGTCGCGCTCGCCGACCTCGCGAGCCTCGAGGACGAGAAGCTCCCGCCGGACGCGGAGCCGCCGCCGCCTTCGTCGCTCGCCGGCCCACCGAGCCCGCCCGCCGTCGCCGCGCCCCCGTCCGCCGCGCCCGCCGCCGCGATCGCAGAGCTCCCGAAGGGCCCCGACTCCCGCGCCGCGGTCACGGTGCGCCGTCCACGGCGACGGACCTGGGGCCTCGTCGACGTCCTCGTCGTCGGCGTCGCGGTGGCGATCATCGGCGCGAGCCTCGCCGGGCTCGTCTGGGTCCTTAAGTAG